The following proteins are encoded in a genomic region of Limanda limanda chromosome 22, fLimLim1.1, whole genome shotgun sequence:
- the LOC133028844 gene encoding uncharacterized protein LOC133028844 yields the protein MMTSLKFVLYLTCFLLRKMGELFQMHHFILTDQDSGFISADVGDNLTLKCFYEGGDNRIYWYKRTPGQKPRIISMSYKFSKDFTLLNEFKNNSRFTLETIGNASHLNMFDLQLSDSATYYCLMDKRYVFEFMEGVTVNVKGSGSNIQAVVYQSESIQPGGSVTLNCTVHTGTCDGEHSVYLFKNSEEPHPGLIYTHRDRNHQCERKPDNQTHTCVYNFSIERRNRSHAETYYCAVAACGHIVFGDGTKLEFNDDVNWLVYFLSGALGFTISLLLAVLLYKINKRRCWRCSESRTQPSSPSTTNAEGNQHAEDLHYAAVNVNVASRSRRQRDNTNDDCVYSSVKL from the exons ATGATGACATCTCTGAAGTTCGTTCTCTACCTGACATGTTTTCTCTTGCGGAAAAtgggtgagttgt ttcagATGCATCATTTTATCTTGACTGATCAAGATAGTGGATTCATATCAGCTGATGTTGGAGACAACTTGACTTTGAAGTGCTTCTATGAGGGGGGTGACAATAGAATTTATTGGTACAAACGCACACCAGGACAGAAACCTCGAATTATCTCAATGTCGTACAAATTCTCTAAAGATTTTACGTTATTGAATGAATTCAAGAACAATTCACGCTTCACTCTGGAAACTATTGGTAATGCGAGTCACCTTAATATGTTCGATCTGCAGCTTTCAGACTCAGCAACTTACTACTGTTTAATGGATAAAAGATATGTGTTTGAGTTTATGGAGGGCGTCACTGTCAATGTGAAAGGTTCAGGGTCTAACATCCAGGCTGTGGTGTATCAGTCTGAGAGCATCCAGCCAGGAGGCTCTGTGACTCTCAACTGTACAGTTCACACTGGGACCTGTGATGGAGAACACAGTGTTTACTTGTTCAAGAACTCTGAAGAACCTCATCCAGGACTCATCTACACCCACAGAGACAGGAACCAtcagtgtgagaggaaacccgacaatcagacacacacctgtgtctACAACTTTTCCATTGAGAGACGGAACCGTTCTCATGCTGAGACCTACTACTGTGCTGTTGCTGCATGTGGACACATCGTGTTCGGAGACGGGACCAAGCTGGAATTTAACG ATGACGTGAACTGGCTGGTGTATTTCCTGAGTGGAGCTTTGGGATTCACCATCAGCCTTTTGTTGGCTGTGTTACTGTACAAGATAAACAAGAGAAGATGCTGGAGATGTTCAG AGTCTCGTACACAACCATCATCTCCCTCAACAACAAATGCAGAG GGCAACCAACATGCAGAGGACCTCCATTACGCTGCAGTAAATGTGAACGTGGCCAGCAGATCAAGACGACAGAGGGACAACACTAACGATGACTGTGTGTACTCAAGTGTTAAACTGtag
- the LOC133028842 gene encoding uncharacterized protein LOC133028842, translating to MKTSPKFVLYLTCFFLGKMVQMHHFILSHQDSGFISADVGDNLTLKCFYEGDDKNMYWYKQTLGQKPRIISKTYRLLKDIWLRNDVMDNRHFTVESNYFVSHLNISDLQLSDSATYYCLQLNSSVFEFMEGVTVSVKGSGSNIQALVYQSETIQPGGSVTLSCTVHTGTCDRKHSVYWFMNSEETQTGLIYTHGDRNDQCERKPDTQTHTCVYNLSMERLNHSHAGTFYCAVAACGHIVFGDGTNLEFDDEVNWLGYFLSGAFGFTISLLLAVLLYKINKRRCWRCSESRTQPSSPSTTNAEGNQHADDLHYAAVNVNLASKSRRQRDNTNDECVYSSVKL from the exons ATGAAGACATCTCCGAAGTTCGTTCTCTAcctgacatgtttcttcttGGGGAAAAtgg ttcagATGCATCACTTTATCTTGTCTCATCAAGACAGTGGATTCATATCAGCTGATGTTGGAGACAACTTGACTTTGAAGTGTTTCTATGAGGGGGATGACAAAAACATGTATTGGTACAAACAGACACTAGGGCAGAAACCTCGAATTATCTCAAAGACGTACAGACTTTTAAAAGATATTTGGTTACGGAATGATGTCATGGACAATCGACACTTCACTGTGGAATCTAATTATTTTGTGAGTCACCTAAATATCTCAGATCTGCAGCTTTCAGACTCAGCTACTTACTACTGTTTACAGCTGAATTCATCCGTCTTTGAGTTTATGGAGGGCGTCACTGTAAGTGTGAAAGGTTCAGGGTCTAACATCCAGGCTCTGGTGTATCAGTCTGAGACCATCCAGCCAGGAGGCTCTGTGACTCTCAGCTGTACAGTTCACACTGGGACCTGTGATAGAAAACACAGTGTTTACTGGTTCATGAACTCTGAAGAAACTCAGACAGGACTCATTTACACCCACGGAGACAGGAACGAtcagtgtgagaggaaacccgacacacagacacacacctgtgtctACAACTTGTCAATGGAGAGACTGAACCATTCTCATGCTGGGACCTTTTACTGTGCTGTCGCTGCATGTggacacattgtgtttggagacgggaccaatctggagtttgatg ATGAAGTGAACTGGCTGGGGTATTTCCTGAGTGGAGCTTTTGGATTCACCATCAGCCTTTTGCTGGCTGTGTTACTGTACAAGATAAACAAGAGAAGATGCTGGAGATGTTCAG AGTCTCGTACACAACCATCATCTCCCTCCACAACAAATGCAGAG GGCAACCAACATGCAGATGACCTCCATTACGCTGCAGTAAATGTGAACTTGGCCAGCAAATCAAGACGACAGAGGGACAATACAAACGATGAATGTGTGTACTCAAGTGTTAAACTGTAG